The following are encoded together in the Rhinopithecus roxellana isolate Shanxi Qingling chromosome 5, ASM756505v1, whole genome shotgun sequence genome:
- the SERPINA9 gene encoding serpin A9: protein MASSLYGVLFVVGLCAPVYCVSLVNAPSGYPHPSSTESTPASLVYSLNTNFAFHLYRRLVLETPSQNVFFSPVSVSTSLAMLSLGAHSVTKTQILEGLGFNLTHTPESAIHQGFQHLVHSLTVPSKDLALKMGSALFVKKELQLQANFLGNVKRLYEAEVFSTDFSNPSIAQVKINSYVKKKTQGKVVDIIQGLDLLTAMVLVNHIFFKAKWEKPFYPAYTRKNFPFLVGKQVTVHVPMMHQKEQFAFGMDTELNCFVLQMDYKGDAVAFFVLPSKGKMRQLEQALSARTLRKWSHSLQKRWIEVFIPKFSISASYNLETILPKMGIQNAFDENADFSGITKRDSLQLSKATHKAVLDVSEEGTGAAAATATKFIVRSKDGPSYLTVSFNRTFLIMITNKATDSILFLGKVENPTKS, encoded by the exons ATGGCATCTTCCCTTTATGGAGTACTCTTTGTTGTTGGCCTCTGTGCTCCAGTTTACTGTGTGTCCCTGGTCAATGCCCCCAGCGGATACCCCCACCCATCCTCCACAGAGAGCACCCCTGCCTCACTGGTGTATTCCCTCAACACCAACTTTGCCTTCCACCTGTACCGCAGGCTGGTTCTGGAGACCCCGAGTCAGAACGTCTTCTTCTCCCCCGTGAGTGTCTCCACTTCCCTGGCCATGCTCTCCCTTGGGGCCCACTCAGTCACCAAGACCCAGATTCTCGAGGGCCTGGGCTtcaacctcacacacacaccagagtCTGCCATCCACCAGGGCTTCCAGCACTTGGTTCATTCACTGACTGTTCCAAGCAAAGACCTGGCCTTGAAGATGGGAAGTGCCCTCTTTGTCAAGAAGGAGCTGCAGCTACAAGCAAATTTCTTGGGCAATGTCAAGAGGCTGTATGAAGCAGAAGTCTTTTCTACAGATTTCTCCAACCCCTCCATTGCCCAGGTGAAGATCAACAGCTACGTGAAAAAGAAGACCCAAGGGAAGGTTGTAGACATAATCCAAGGCCTTGACCTTCTGACAGCCATGGTGCTggtgaaccacattttctttaaag CCAAGTGGGAGAAGCCCTTTTACCCTGCATATACAAGAAAGAACTTCCCATTTCTGGTGGGCAAGCAGGTCACTGTGCATGTCCCCATGATGCACCAGAAGGAGCAGTTTGCTTTTGGGATGGATACAGAGCTGAACTGCTTTGTGCTTCAGATGGACTACAAGGGAGATGCCGTGGCCTTCTTTGTCCTCCCTAGCAAGGGCAAGATGAGGCAACTGGAACAGGCTTTGTCAGCCAGAACACTGAGAAAGTGGAGCCACTCACTCCAGAAAAG GTGGATAGAGGTGTTCATCCCCAAATTTTCCATTTCTGCCTCCTACAATCTGGAAACCATCCTCCCAAAGATGGGCATCCAAAATGCCTTTGACGAAAACGCTGATTTTTCTGGAATTACAAAGAGAGACTCCCTGCAGCTTTCTAAA GCAACCCACAAGGCTGTGCTGGATGTCAGTGAAGAGGGCACTGGGGCCGCAGCAGCTACCGCCACCAAGTTCATAGTCCGATCGAAGGATGGTCCCTCTTACCTCACTGTCTCCTTCAATAGGACCTTCTTGATAATGATTACAAATAAAGCCACAGACAGTATTCTCTTTCTAGGGAAAGTGGAAAATCCCACTAAATCCTAG